In a single window of the Anaerocolumna cellulosilytica genome:
- a CDS encoding ISAs1 family transposase has product MHKTLKYLEQVEDLRQKKKILYKMSDIIALVFFAMLANADEWIAIEIFGKEHEKFLRRYLELPNGIPSHDTIQRVFSMVSPEFLQKFQLLWNEMLSSGEGEKIKKILAIDGKTQCGNRNKDQNANHIVSAVDEKGICLGQKRVEEKTNEITAIPELLDDLNVKGHIITTDAMGTQTQIVKKIWKKKADYVLALKGNQGRLHEDVKLYFDDVGLLEQCAYTKTIEKARGGIEKREYWQSVDIAWLEQKKDWAGLKSIAMTRNTIVRNEVEITETRYFISSLPLEVSEIARAIRGHWMVESFHWHLDVTFREDDNHTLEKQAAFNLNIMRKLALNVLRIYELRKTPMSLKMKRFAIGTNPERHLENILNL; this is encoded by the coding sequence ATGCACAAGACATTGAAATATTTAGAACAAGTAGAAGATTTAAGACAGAAGAAAAAAATTCTTTACAAGATGAGTGATATTATAGCGCTGGTATTCTTTGCAATGCTGGCAAATGCAGACGAATGGATAGCAATAGAAATATTTGGGAAAGAACATGAGAAGTTTCTGCGAAGATATTTGGAGCTTCCAAACGGCATTCCTTCTCACGATACGATTCAACGTGTATTTAGCATGGTATCCCCAGAGTTTCTTCAGAAATTCCAACTGCTTTGGAATGAGATGCTAAGTAGCGGAGAAGGAGAAAAAATCAAAAAAATCCTCGCCATTGACGGAAAAACACAATGTGGAAATAGGAACAAAGACCAGAATGCAAACCATATTGTCAGTGCAGTGGACGAGAAAGGAATCTGCCTTGGGCAAAAGCGAGTAGAAGAAAAGACCAATGAAATTACAGCGATTCCTGAACTGCTTGACGATTTGAACGTGAAAGGTCATATCATTACAACGGATGCAATGGGAACGCAAACGCAGATTGTAAAGAAGATATGGAAAAAGAAAGCCGATTACGTGCTAGCCCTAAAAGGAAATCAGGGAAGACTTCATGAGGATGTGAAATTATATTTTGATGATGTTGGATTATTGGAGCAGTGTGCCTATACAAAGACAATAGAGAAAGCGCGAGGCGGCATAGAGAAGCGCGAATACTGGCAGAGTGTAGATATTGCATGGCTAGAGCAGAAGAAGGACTGGGCAGGGCTGAAATCCATTGCAATGACACGCAATACTATAGTCAGAAACGAGGTAGAGATAACGGAAACCCGATATTTTATAAGTAGTCTACCACTAGAGGTCAGCGAAATTGCCCGAGCGATTCGGGGACATTGGATGGTGGAAAGTTTTCATTGGCATCTGGATGTAACCTTTCGAGAGGATGACAACCACACCCTTGAAAAGCAGGCAGCATTTAATTTAAATATCATGAGAAAACTGGCATTGAACGTATTAAGGATATATGAATTAAGGAAAACGCCCATGAGCCTGAAAATGAAACGCTTTGCAATTGGAACGAATCCTGAAAGACACTTGGAAAACATTCTGAATCTGTAA
- a CDS encoding M14 family metallopeptidase encodes MVKTVFSIDLPVLENMCILKNRLQPLDLTGNERRVSIVTGIHGDELEGQYICYEIIRRIKENMEHLCGIIDIYPSLNPLGMDSLTRGIPAFDLDLNRCFPGSKEGDMAENAAAKIVEDILGSHLCIDLHSSNIFLREIPQVRMIEENASMLLPYAKLLNLDFVWVHPSATVQNATLAHALNTNGVPTIAVEMGTGMRITKQFGDQITEGIFCLLKEIGMWSGDVILPKTPIVSSEGHRDVTMVHAEASGIFLPAVKHWNSIKKGDVIGDIVNTLTGEIEQHIIAPCDGMVFTLREYPVVNSGSLIVRILGGDL; translated from the coding sequence ATATTAAAGAACCGATTACAACCTCTTGACTTGACAGGGAATGAAAGACGTGTAAGTATCGTAACCGGTATTCACGGAGATGAATTAGAGGGACAATATATTTGTTATGAAATTATTCGGAGAATCAAGGAAAATATGGAACATCTCTGTGGTATTATAGATATTTATCCCAGCCTTAACCCTCTGGGTATGGATTCATTAACTAGGGGTATTCCTGCTTTCGATTTGGATTTAAACCGCTGTTTTCCTGGAAGTAAAGAAGGTGATATGGCAGAAAATGCTGCTGCTAAAATAGTTGAAGATATTTTAGGCTCCCATTTGTGTATTGATCTTCATTCCAGTAATATATTTTTAAGAGAAATTCCCCAGGTAAGGATGATTGAAGAAAATGCCTCCATGCTTTTACCTTACGCCAAATTGTTAAATCTTGATTTTGTATGGGTTCATCCTTCTGCAACCGTTCAAAACGCAACTCTTGCCCATGCACTAAATACCAATGGTGTACCAACTATTGCTGTAGAAATGGGTACTGGCATGCGTATTACTAAGCAGTTTGGTGACCAGATAACAGAGGGTATTTTCTGCCTTTTAAAAGAAATCGGTATGTGGAGCGGGGACGTAATTCTTCCAAAGACTCCTATTGTGTCTTCAGAAGGACATAGGGATGTTACGATGGTTCATGCAGAAGCCTCAGGCATCTTTCTGCCCGCAGTTAAACATTGGAACAGCATAAAAAAAGGAGATGTTATCGGGGATATTGTTAATACTCTGACCGGTGAAATCGAACAGCATATTATCGCCCCCTGCGACGGTATGGTATTTACTCTCAGAGAATATCCGGTTGTGAACAGCGGTTCTTTAATTGTCCGTATCTTAGGAGGTGACTTGTAA
- a CDS encoding M14 family metallopeptidase, producing MHKDIVYSVKSPFRSEMNILGYRFGKGEKSACIVGPTRGNEVQQLYICSQIIKTLSRLEKTGAIVNNNEIMVIPTVNQYSINTEKRFWAMDNTDINRMFPGDEEGETTKRIAAGIFNAVKGFSYGIQFASFHTPGDFIPHVRMMETGYQNTSLANLFGLPYVLTRKPQPIDTGTLNYNWQLNGTNAFSVYTSATDYIDEKSANQAVSSVLRFLTRMGIIKYNCHNGFIATTLEEELLMSIRADVSGIYRRFKEPGEEVTFGDLLAEVVDPIEGEVKSQIIAPSDGIIFFAHGKPLVIENCTVYKLIRRLHE from the coding sequence ATGCACAAAGATATTGTTTATTCTGTGAAATCTCCTTTTCGTTCTGAAATGAATATCTTAGGTTACCGTTTCGGTAAAGGCGAAAAATCAGCCTGTATTGTTGGACCTACCAGGGGCAATGAAGTTCAGCAGCTTTATATCTGCTCTCAGATTATTAAAACCTTATCAAGACTTGAAAAAACCGGTGCTATCGTAAATAACAATGAAATTATGGTTATCCCCACTGTCAATCAATACTCTATTAATACAGAAAAACGTTTCTGGGCTATGGATAATACGGATATAAACCGTATGTTTCCCGGTGATGAAGAAGGCGAAACCACCAAAAGAATTGCCGCAGGCATCTTCAATGCAGTTAAAGGATTCAGCTATGGAATCCAGTTCGCCAGCTTCCATACTCCCGGAGATTTTATTCCCCATGTCAGAATGATGGAAACCGGTTATCAGAATACCAGTTTGGCTAATTTATTCGGACTTCCTTATGTGCTGACAAGAAAGCCCCAGCCTATCGATACAGGCACCTTAAACTACAACTGGCAGTTAAACGGTACGAATGCTTTTTCTGTTTATACCAGTGCAACCGACTACATCGATGAAAAATCAGCAAATCAGGCTGTATCCTCCGTTCTACGCTTTCTTACCAGAATGGGTATAATAAAATATAACTGCCATAACGGCTTTATTGCCACTACTTTAGAAGAAGAACTGCTGATGTCCATTCGTGCAGATGTTTCCGGCATTTATAGGCGTTTTAAAGAGCCGGGGGAAGAAGTAACTTTTGGAGATCTTCTGGCAGAAGTGGTTGACCCCATAGAAGGTGAAGTAAAATCCCAGATAATAGCTCCAAGTGACGGTATTATCTTTTTTGCTCATGGAAAGCCGCTAGTCATTGAAAATTGTACCGTATATAAGTTAATTCGCAGACTTCACGAGTAA
- a CDS encoding peptidylprolyl isomerase, producing the protein MKKSKKILNLLLIALLAVGMTLTTGCSKKQNPAESLVLTVNDQNVYLNEIMYYISAVEAQGAQWEQMYQAYYGSSYWDTEYEEGKTMRDQAKEYVMDTAIKYEIIYDKAVKENYTLTEDEKKQAERNAETILAEMTEDTLKITGFTKEILTKVQEKLMLGEKYYSKIVEDLPIDDEAIKAGIKFEDYKQYNTKYIFAATSKLDESYNTVELSDEEKAAAKTAVTDALKKVNEGTEFADIVKDNDTLTTADANFVYEDGSIEKEYQDAAMKLENGAVTDSIIETETGYYIIKMVNNNSSESYDTAVADAVATAEDEGFTAEYNKIKEAYTTTINTKVWDSIKLGNITIVATTESKDK; encoded by the coding sequence GTGAAGAAATCAAAAAAAATTCTGAACCTCCTGTTAATAGCCTTATTAGCAGTTGGAATGACATTGACAACAGGGTGCAGCAAAAAACAGAATCCTGCCGAATCTTTGGTATTAACTGTTAATGACCAGAATGTGTACTTAAATGAAATAATGTATTATATTTCTGCTGTTGAAGCCCAAGGTGCCCAATGGGAGCAAATGTACCAGGCCTATTATGGGTCAAGTTATTGGGATACAGAATACGAAGAAGGCAAGACCATGCGTGACCAGGCAAAAGAATATGTTATGGATACTGCTATCAAATACGAAATTATTTATGATAAGGCAGTAAAAGAGAACTATACTTTAACAGAGGATGAGAAGAAACAGGCCGAACGTAACGCAGAAACTATTCTTGCAGAAATGACTGAAGATACTTTAAAGATTACAGGTTTTACCAAAGAAATCCTTACTAAGGTTCAAGAAAAGCTTATGCTGGGTGAAAAATATTACAGCAAAATTGTAGAAGACCTTCCTATCGATGATGAAGCTATTAAAGCTGGTATTAAGTTTGAAGATTACAAACAGTACAATACTAAATATATCTTTGCAGCCACTTCCAAACTGGATGAAAGCTACAATACAGTTGAGTTAAGTGATGAAGAAAAAGCAGCAGCAAAAACCGCTGTTACTGATGCCCTGAAAAAGGTGAACGAAGGCACTGAATTCGCTGATATTGTGAAAGATAACGATACGCTTACTACCGCAGATGCTAATTTTGTCTATGAAGACGGAAGCATTGAGAAAGAATATCAGGATGCTGCTATGAAACTGGAGAATGGAGCTGTTACAGACAGCATAATAGAAACAGAAACCGGTTATTATATTATAAAGATGGTGAATAATAATTCTTCTGAAAGCTATGACACAGCTGTTGCTGATGCTGTTGCCACTGCAGAGGACGAAGGTTTTACTGCTGAGTATAACAAAATAAAAGAAGCTTATACAACTACTATTAACACTAAAGTATGGGATTCTATTAAGCTTGGTAATATAACAATTGTCGCAACCACTGAAAGCAAAGATAAATAA